From a single Deinococcus seoulensis genomic region:
- a CDS encoding RusA family crossover junction endodeoxyribonuclease codes for MNPFPTRQAAEAYLVRIPDAAVRDATRTRLGLTADAAPAPVPVRAPPVQTVAFHASDQKQAPHATLTFTLPFPPSLNSIWRATVITGKDRRPQARILLSQEGRAYRRAVRDVIHALNNPHAPPGARLAVQLTLHSPTRRKFDVDNYAKACLDALTHAHVWADDSLVDELRITRGPVTPGGHVHVAITPLGRTLYAPAR; via the coding sequence ATGAACCCCTTTCCGACCCGGCAGGCCGCCGAAGCGTACCTCGTCCGTATCCCAGACGCCGCCGTGCGCGACGCCACCCGCACCCGACTCGGCCTGACCGCGGACGCAGCCCCTGCGCCCGTCCCAGTGAGGGCGCCGCCCGTCCAGACAGTCGCCTTCCACGCGAGCGACCAGAAACAGGCCCCCCACGCCACCCTTACCTTCACCCTGCCGTTCCCACCCAGCCTCAACAGCATCTGGCGCGCCACCGTCATCACCGGCAAGGACCGCCGGCCACAGGCCCGCATCCTCCTCAGCCAGGAAGGCAGAGCGTACCGCCGCGCCGTGCGCGACGTCATCCACGCCCTGAACAACCCCCACGCACCACCCGGCGCACGCCTGGCCGTTCAGCTCACCCTCCACAGCCCCACCCGCCGGAAGTTCGACGTGGACAACTACGCCAAAGCCTGCCTCGACGCCCTCACCCACGCCCACGTCTGGGCCGACGACTCCCTGGTCGACGAGTTACGCATCACGCGCGGCCCCGTCACCCCCGGCGGGCACGTGCACGTCGCCATCACCCCACTCGGCCGCACCCTCTACGCCCCAGCGAGGTAA